A section of the Candidatus Binatus sp. genome encodes:
- a CDS encoding sigma-54 dependent transcriptional regulator, producing MARLLVVDDEKNIRRSLAAFFESLGHQVRAAESGTQAVAMLADNQFDLVLTDYKMAEMSGLELLRELKRRSPDTLVILMTAYATIENAVEAMKSGAYDYVTKPFSLEQIRHTADRALQVTVLQAENRALRSAVDDGPLLESKSAAMQRLLETARQAAASEATILLTGESGTGKNVIARQIHRWSKRAEQPFVVVNCTTLSEELLESELFGHVRGAFTGAVKDKPGRLEAAHGGTVFLDEIADLTATLQTKFLRFLQEQNFERVGGERTIHVDARIIAASNRDLEAEVAAHHFREDLYYRLNVIALRVPSLRERREDVLPLAEYLLRMAALRNGRPGLAFSPDAALAIGHYRWPGNVRELKNAIERSVVLMRGQTIARDDLPDSLFREAASSLPSASPSASLEEVEREHVARVLAASTTLERSPRHARHQRDDSVAQAPPLRDRVDCLRVDGGVRERLLIRSGH from the coding sequence CGACTGCTGGTCGTCGACGACGAAAAAAATATCCGGCGCAGCCTCGCCGCTTTCTTCGAGTCGCTGGGGCATCAGGTGCGCGCCGCAGAGAGCGGAACTCAAGCCGTCGCGATGCTCGCGGACAATCAATTCGACCTGGTGCTTACCGACTACAAGATGGCGGAGATGAGCGGACTCGAATTGCTGCGCGAACTTAAGCGCCGTTCGCCCGACACGCTCGTGATTTTGATGACCGCGTACGCGACCATCGAAAACGCGGTCGAAGCGATGAAATCGGGCGCTTATGATTACGTCACCAAACCGTTCTCGCTCGAACAGATCAGGCATACGGCGGATCGCGCGCTCCAGGTTACTGTCCTGCAAGCCGAAAATCGCGCACTCCGCAGCGCCGTTGACGACGGTCCGCTGCTCGAATCGAAAAGCGCGGCGATGCAACGATTGCTCGAGACCGCGCGCCAAGCCGCCGCGAGCGAAGCGACGATCCTGCTGACGGGCGAGAGCGGCACCGGCAAGAATGTCATCGCGCGGCAGATCCATCGATGGAGCAAGCGGGCGGAGCAACCATTCGTGGTGGTCAACTGCACCACGCTCTCGGAAGAACTGCTCGAGAGCGAACTCTTCGGGCACGTCCGCGGCGCATTCACCGGCGCGGTCAAGGACAAGCCCGGGCGCCTCGAGGCCGCCCACGGCGGAACGGTTTTCCTCGACGAGATCGCGGATTTGACGGCGACTCTGCAAACCAAGTTTCTGCGGTTTTTGCAGGAGCAGAACTTCGAGCGCGTCGGCGGTGAACGCACGATCCACGTCGATGCGCGAATTATCGCGGCGTCGAATCGCGACCTCGAAGCGGAAGTCGCGGCGCATCATTTCCGCGAAGATCTGTACTATCGCTTGAACGTGATTGCGCTCCGCGTGCCGTCGCTGCGCGAGCGGCGCGAAGATGTTTTGCCTCTCGCCGAGTACCTTCTAAGGATGGCGGCGTTGCGCAACGGGCGGCCGGGCCTCGCTTTTTCGCCCGACGCCGCGCTCGCGATCGGGCACTATCGATGGCCCGGAAATGTGCGCGAACTCAAAAATGCGATCGAGCGCAGCGTCGTCCTGATGCGCGGCCAGACGATCGCGCGCGACGACCTGCCCGACTCGCTATTCCGTGAGGCGGCCTCGTCACTTCCCAGCGCTTCGCCGTCGGCCAGCCTCGAAGAAGTTGAACGCGAGCATGTCGCCCGCGTGCTGGCGGCAAGCACGACGCTTGAAAGAAGCCCCCGACACGCTCGGCATCAACGTGACGACTCTGTGGCGCAAGCGCCGCCGCTACGGGATCGAGTAGATTGTTTGCGTGTGGACGGCGGAGTGCGCGAGCGCTTATTGATCCGCTCAGGACACTAG
- the hpaI gene encoding 4-hydroxy-2-oxoheptanedioate aldolase, with translation MEVPVNRFKRAIKEGKAQIGLWVALADAGCAELCAGAGFDWLLLDAEHGPNDLRTLLAQLQAVAPYDSHPIVRLRVGDTHVIKQVLEIGAQTLLIPMVESAEQAASLVAAMHYPPKGVRGVGSALARSSRWTRIPSYLKEAGEEMCLLVQIETRRGVENLKAIAAVPGVDGVFVGPADLSASMGYLGNMTHPEVLETIERGVADIRAAGKAAGILMGDEALVRRYLELGCTFIAVGADSVLLAQAVDRLASKFKALVS, from the coding sequence ATGGAAGTACCTGTCAATCGTTTCAAGCGAGCGATTAAGGAGGGGAAGGCGCAGATCGGGCTGTGGGTCGCGCTAGCCGATGCAGGATGCGCCGAACTTTGCGCCGGTGCGGGCTTTGACTGGCTACTGCTCGATGCCGAGCACGGTCCCAATGACCTCCGCACGTTGCTGGCTCAACTCCAGGCTGTCGCGCCGTACGATAGCCATCCGATAGTACGCCTTCGGGTTGGCGATACTCATGTCATCAAGCAGGTTCTCGAAATTGGCGCGCAAACTTTGCTCATTCCGATGGTCGAAAGTGCGGAGCAGGCAGCCAGCCTTGTCGCGGCGATGCACTATCCACCTAAAGGAGTGCGCGGAGTCGGTTCGGCGCTCGCGCGATCCTCGCGATGGACCCGGATACCGTCCTATCTTAAGGAAGCCGGCGAAGAGATGTGCCTCCTCGTCCAGATCGAGACTCGGCGCGGCGTCGAGAACCTCAAAGCTATTGCGGCGGTGCCGGGTGTCGATGGTGTCTTCGTAGGACCAGCGGACCTGTCGGCCTCGATGGGCTACCTCGGAAACATGACTCATCCTGAGGTGCTTGAAACGATCGAACGCGGTGTCGCGGATATTCGTGCTGCTGGCAAGGCCGCGGGTATCCTGATGGGCGACGAGGCGCTGGTACGCCGCTACCTCGAGCTAGGATGCACCTTCATCGCAGTAGGTGCCGATTCCGTCCTCTTAGCTCAAGCCGTCGATCGACTAGCGAGCAAGTTCAAAGCGCTAGTGTCCTGA